In Candidatus Acetothermia bacterium, the DNA window CCACCGTTTGCCCCATCGCCACAGCGCCGGTGATGAGGAGGCCGAGCGCGATGAGCCAGCGCATCCCCGGCACCCTCACCCCTCCTCGGGGAGCCGGATGTCGGCATAGCAAAACCCGATGGCCGCCCGCGCCTCTTGTTCGGCAATCCACCGCTCAAGCCCCACCTGCTGCATGTGCGCGTTGTCCGCCAGGCACGTCGGGTACCGCCGGAGCATGGCGAAGTGCGGGCACGGGAAGTCGGAGCAGGAACTGCACACGGTGATGCCCCGGTCGTGGGCACACACGCGGATCGGGCACGCCGGGTACCCTCCCCCCTCGCGGCAGCCGGCGCACGGCCGGTCGGCGAGGAGGTTGAGCCCCTCCCAGAACGTGGGGAACAGCTGCTCGAGGCCGGGGATGTCGAAGCAGCCGCGGTCGTACCCCTCCCGGCGCAGGGCTTCCCGCAGCGCGGCTGCCTGGTGGGGGATCCGCCGCCGGCCGGCGCACAGACCGCAGTAGAGCCCGCAGTAGCA includes these proteins:
- a CDS encoding DUF3795 domain-containing protein, whose protein sequence is MDSTEVCYCGLYCGLCAGRRRIPHQAAALREALRREGYDRGCFDIPGLEQLFPTFWEGLNLLADRPCAGCREGGGYPACPIRVCAHDRGITVCSSCSDFPCPHFAMLRRYPTCLADNAHMQQVGLERWIAEQEARAAIGFCYADIRLPEEG